A genomic segment from Xiphophorus maculatus strain JP 163 A chromosome 6, X_maculatus-5.0-male, whole genome shotgun sequence encodes:
- the rpl37a gene encoding 60S ribosomal protein L37a, with amino-acid sequence MAKRTKKVGIVGKYGTRYGASLRKMVKKIEISQHAKYTCSFCGKTKMKRRAVGIWHCGSCRKTVAGGAWTYNTTSAVTVKSAIRRLKELKDQ; translated from the exons ATG GCCAAGCGCACCAAGAAGGTGGGGATTGTTGGTAAATATGGCACGCGTTACGGCGCGTCGCTGAGGAAGATGGTGAAGAAGATTGAAATCTCTCAGCATGCTAAATACACTTGCTCTTTCTGCGGCAAG ACCAAGATGAAGAGGAGGGCCGTTGGCATCTGGCACTGTGGGTCCTGCAGGAAGACTGTGGCTGGTGGTGCCTGGACGTACAA CACAACGTCCGCTGTCACAGTCAAGTCTGCAATCAGGAGACTGAAGGAACTGAAGGACCAGTAA